The Vitis vinifera cultivar Pinot Noir 40024 chromosome 12, ASM3070453v1 genome has a segment encoding these proteins:
- the LOC100254072 gene encoding receptor-like serine/threonine-protein kinase At1g78530 has translation MGNVRVLAFYITICCIAFIVSKVIISFLLYQRWKRKHSIFQDSISVGKMVIFRSELMRCLTEDVFLKKTMKLTNKDILGSGGYGTVYKLTVNESIAFAVKRLNRGSEDRDKGFERELKAMGDIKHRNIVTLHGYFRSPQYNLLIYELMPNGSLDALLHGKSSNKMTLDWHSRYKIAVGAARGISYLHHDCIPHIIHRDIKSSNILLDDNMEARVSDFGLATLMEPDRTHVSTIVAGTFGYLAPEYYETGRATAKGDVYSFGVVLLELLTGKRPMDETFIEEGTKLVTWVKAVVDEKREEQAIDCNLDSCPVEEVNQVFYVALTCLESEPSKRPTMAEVLKMLEEIKSNKHVS, from the exons ATGGGCAACGTTAGGGTTTTAGCTTTCTATATCACAATATGCTGCATAGCATTCATTGTGTCCAAGGTCATCATTTCATTTCTCCTCTACCAGAGATGGAAGAGAAAGCACAGCATTTTCCAGGACAGCATATCAG TTGGGAAGATGGTGATTTTCAGGTCAGAGTTGATGCGATGTCTGACAGAGGATGTGTTTCTGAAGAAGACGATGAAGCTGACGAATAAGGATATACTGGGTTCAGGAGGGTATGGGACGGTGTACAAGCTCACGGTGAATGAGTCGATTGCATTTGCAGTAAAGAGATTGAATAGGGGGAGTGAGGATAGAGACAAGGGGTTTGAGAGAGAGTTGAAAGCAATGGGAGATATCAAGCATAGGAATATTGTAACTCTTCATGGCTACTTCAGATCGCCTCAGTACAATCTTCTTATATATGAGCTAATGCCAAATGGAAGTTTAGATGCATTACTTCATG GAAAATCAAGCAACAAGATGACTCTGGACTGGCATTCGAGATACAAAATAGCAGTGGGTGCAGCACGGGGCATATCGTATCTTCACCATGACTGTATCCCTCACATAATTCATAGAGATATCAAATCCAGCAATATACTGCTTGATGATAACATGGAAGCTCGAGTTTCAGACTTTGGACTAGCCACATTAATGGAACCAGATAGGACTCATGTTTCCACAATTGTGGCTGGGACCTTTGGGTATTTGGCTCCAG AGTATTATGAAACAGGTAGAGCAACAGCAAAAGGGGATGTTTACAGCTTTGGGGTTGTTTTGCTTGAGCTCCTAACAGGTAAAAGACCGATGGATGAGACGTTCATTGAGGAAGGGACTAAACTGGTGACCTGG GTGAAAGCAGTTGTTGATGAGAAGAGGGAAGAGCAAGCAATTGATTGTAATTTAGATTCATGTCCTGTGGAAGAAGTCAACCAAGTATTCTATGTTGCACTAACATGCCTAGAATCCGAGCCATCAAAGCGACCAACCATGGCTGAGGTTCTCAAGATGCTTGAGgagataaaatcaaataaacatgTTTCCTAA